The Halomonas sp. 7T genome contains a region encoding:
- a CDS encoding MFS transporter — MRSLAMLKPVKSILWSVALLLLGNGLLNTLLTLRGTGEGFSSAVLGMIMSGYFVGFICGTWVSGRLIRRMGHIRTFGFCASICASVALLHLVFINPWVWLPLRVVYGLSFITLITVIESWLNSQAASHERGRIFAVYMVVNLGALATAQQLLRLASPQGFLLFVVIAILISWALLPITMTRRVQPKLPERPKSSLRALLGFAPLAVASAALSGLAMGAFWSMTPVYATQLGFDIGGVGLVMSVAIIGGALLQIPIGRFSDTHDRPRVMTWVVLLAALIAAGMPFAPSQEALLVLYFIWGGLAFSLYPLAVAQLIDQLHPDEIVSGSADMLVMHGAGCAVAPIAAGALMTVVGSHGLPLYIASVFTLLGIYALYRRRHVSALVTHTAHFEPMVQSSAEALEMIFDDTQRDLFDDPSFYEEEERQRLVGLFKPAKG; from the coding sequence ATGCGTTCGTTGGCAATGCTTAAACCGGTTAAATCGATTTTATGGAGCGTGGCGCTGTTGCTGCTGGGTAATGGCCTGCTGAATACCCTGCTAACACTGCGTGGTACAGGGGAGGGCTTTTCCAGCGCGGTGCTGGGGATGATTATGTCCGGCTACTTTGTCGGCTTCATTTGTGGCACCTGGGTAAGCGGGCGCTTAATTCGGCGGATGGGGCACATTCGCACTTTTGGGTTCTGCGCCTCTATTTGCGCATCGGTGGCACTGCTGCACCTTGTGTTTATCAACCCGTGGGTGTGGCTGCCTTTGCGGGTGGTTTACGGACTTTCGTTTATCACCTTGATTACCGTGATTGAGAGCTGGCTGAATAGCCAAGCCGCTAGCCACGAGCGGGGGCGTATTTTCGCGGTGTATATGGTGGTTAACCTAGGGGCGCTCGCTACGGCACAGCAACTGCTGCGGCTTGCGTCGCCACAGGGGTTTCTGCTGTTTGTGGTGATCGCCATTTTAATTAGCTGGGCGCTGTTACCCATCACCATGACCCGCCGGGTTCAGCCTAAACTTCCCGAGCGGCCCAAAAGCAGCCTGCGGGCGCTACTAGGCTTTGCGCCGCTGGCGGTGGCCTCTGCCGCCTTATCGGGATTAGCCATGGGGGCGTTTTGGTCGATGACGCCGGTGTACGCCACACAGCTTGGGTTTGATATTGGCGGCGTGGGGCTGGTTATGAGCGTGGCGATTATCGGGGGTGCTCTGCTGCAGATCCCCATCGGGCGTTTTTCAGATACCCATGACCGCCCCAGAGTCATGACCTGGGTGGTATTGCTTGCGGCGCTAATCGCCGCGGGCATGCCGTTTGCACCTAGCCAGGAAGCACTGCTGGTGCTCTATTTTATCTGGGGTGGTTTGGCATTTTCGCTCTACCCGCTGGCGGTCGCCCAGCTGATTGACCAGCTGCATCCGGATGAAATTGTCTCCGGCTCGGCGGATATGCTGGTGATGCACGGCGCGGGCTGTGCCGTGGCACCTATTGCAGCGGGGGCGCTGATGACGGTTGTAGGAAGTCACGGCTTACCCCTTTATATCGCCAGCGTGTTTACCTTGCTGGGTATTTACGCGCTTTACCGTCGCCGCCATGTGTCGGCCCTGGTGACGCATACCGCCCACTTTGAGCCAATGGTACAAAGTAGTGCAGAGGCACTGGAAATGATCTTTGATGATACGCAGCGTGATCTATTTGACGACCCAAGCTTTTATGAAGAGGAGGAACGCCAGCGGCTGGTGGGGCTTTTTAAGCCAGCAAAGGGTTAA
- a CDS encoding helix-turn-helix domain-containing protein — MDEHSLSTLGQHLQSLRQAQGWSLSYLANAAGIAKSNLSRLEQGNGNPTLDTLWRLAVQLNVPFGTLVAPITMPLGEDGVQVQLIDQGKDSPQVDAYWMRCAPHTLRHAEAHTPGTQETLTLISGWLEAGPEGAATALAPGESVTFPADKPHLYRTHDSEATMLLTVTYGTQRKMP; from the coding sequence ATGGATGAACACTCACTAAGTACCCTAGGCCAGCACTTACAGTCACTCCGCCAAGCGCAAGGCTGGTCGCTCTCTTACCTGGCTAACGCAGCAGGAATCGCCAAGTCCAATTTAAGCCGCCTGGAACAAGGTAATGGCAACCCCACGCTGGACACCCTTTGGCGGCTAGCCGTACAGCTCAATGTACCGTTTGGCACGCTGGTGGCGCCTATCACGATGCCCCTTGGGGAAGATGGCGTTCAGGTTCAACTGATTGACCAGGGCAAAGATTCACCCCAAGTGGACGCCTACTGGATGCGCTGCGCGCCCCATACCTTGCGCCATGCGGAAGCCCACACGCCAGGCACCCAGGAAACCTTAACGCTGATTAGCGGCTGGTTAGAAGCCGGCCCGGAAGGGGCTGCCACGGCACTCGCCCCCGGTGAAAGCGTGACCTTTCCTGCCGATAAGCCCCACCTTTACCGCACCCATGACAGCGAGGCCACTATGCTACTCACCGTGACCTACGGCACACAGAGGAAAATGCCATGA
- a CDS encoding AzlC family ABC transporter permease: MSELVSHSPGRSTLQGVRDAIPLLGGYIPVALSFGLVASQAGFSTLEAAAISLLIYAGASQFLFVGMIATGAPLWLVVALTLLINVRHVVYGPNLAHLLPRSRHWPWLMHGLTDQVFALALTRLPQLPEAKRFCWFVGASLFVWAAWVVFTMVGATAGEAFTARWPLLGEIMPFALPALFLTMVAPRFTDKRWAAAMGITIAAALGLTLVGGSNVAIPLGAACGALCFYTVKFQKGRHPQ, from the coding sequence ATGAGCGAGCTTGTTAGCCACTCTCCTGGGCGAAGCACCCTGCAAGGCGTGCGGGACGCCATTCCGCTGCTGGGCGGCTATATTCCGGTGGCGCTGTCGTTTGGTTTAGTCGCTAGCCAAGCGGGATTTAGCACGCTAGAGGCCGCCGCGATCTCGCTGCTGATCTACGCCGGTGCTTCGCAGTTTCTGTTTGTCGGCATGATCGCCACCGGCGCGCCGCTGTGGCTAGTGGTGGCCTTAACCCTGCTGATCAACGTGCGTCACGTGGTGTATGGCCCTAACCTTGCCCACCTGCTGCCGCGCAGCCGCCACTGGCCCTGGTTAATGCACGGCCTGACTGACCAAGTATTTGCGCTCGCGCTCACCCGGCTTCCCCAACTGCCCGAAGCCAAGCGCTTCTGCTGGTTTGTAGGGGCATCGCTTTTTGTCTGGGCGGCATGGGTAGTGTTTACGATGGTAGGCGCCACCGCCGGTGAAGCGTTTACCGCCCGCTGGCCGCTGCTAGGTGAGATTATGCCCTTCGCCCTGCCTGCGCTGTTTCTCACCATGGTAGCCCCGCGATTTACCGATAAACGCTGGGCTGCCGCCATGGGCATCACCATTGCCGCCGCGCTTGGCTTAACCTTAGTGGGCGGCAGCAACGTGGCCATTCCGTTAGGCGCCGCCTGCGGCGCGCTGTGCTTTTACACCGTGAAGTTTCAAAAAGGGAGGCACCCACAATGA
- a CDS encoding AzlD domain-containing protein: MSTGLWLAVLICAFGTLLMRVVPFLWMQRRLGSDTDMSAMPQWLGILGPLMIAAVLGVSIVPVNPSAISWFATVIGLSATLLTWWRLRSLGWPVAAGVAVFGIVEIAFAL, from the coding sequence ATGAGTACCGGACTCTGGCTCGCCGTACTGATATGCGCCTTCGGCACGCTGCTGATGCGCGTCGTGCCGTTCTTATGGATGCAGCGCCGCTTGGGCAGCGATACAGATATGAGCGCCATGCCCCAATGGCTGGGCATTCTTGGCCCGCTGATGATTGCTGCGGTGCTGGGCGTTTCCATTGTACCGGTCAACCCCAGCGCCATTTCATGGTTCGCTACCGTTATCGGGCTGAGCGCCACCTTACTCACATGGTGGCGGCTACGCTCGCTAGGCTGGCCGGTAGCCGCTGGGGTAGCGGTGTTTGGGATAGTGGAGATCGCCTTTGCTCTATAA
- a CDS encoding serine hydrolase domain-containing protein, which produces MPRYCFAIRSVLPAVLCVSAVLAQGAQAEVLSAEDSDPRQLGWMQGFPPPPERIIGQPDANYFSFPKMRWTVCHFRELLPTKQVSRGLGAPVPFNYALDDGINDVTFTPIDGSEPMTWQAALNENYTDGALILHQGQVVYETYSGCLDEAGQHGAMSVTKSMTGLLGEILVAEGVLDEQALVGEIIPELGESAFGNATVQQLLEMTTGLAFSEEYSDPNAEIWAYNAAASPLPKPEDYTGPRTYYEYLATVQPEGEHGQAFGYKTINTDALGWVIARTTGESVASLLSSRIWQQIGAEQDGYYTVDSIGTPFAGGGLSAGLRDLARVGQLVLNEGEINGERLFPAAVVERIRQGGDRQAFAQAGYRYLPGGSYRGMWWSLHNEHGAFAARGVHGQTIYIDPTAEMVIVRFASHPVAGNAANDPTSLPAYQAVAEYLMERTATL; this is translated from the coding sequence ATGCCAAGGTATTGTTTTGCTATCCGCTCGGTGCTGCCCGCTGTGCTGTGCGTGTCCGCCGTGCTTGCCCAGGGTGCGCAGGCGGAGGTGCTAAGTGCCGAAGACTCTGACCCTAGGCAACTGGGTTGGATGCAGGGCTTTCCACCACCGCCAGAGCGCATCATCGGCCAGCCGGATGCCAACTATTTCAGCTTTCCCAAAATGCGCTGGACGGTGTGCCACTTTCGCGAGCTGTTGCCTACCAAGCAGGTCAGCCGTGGGTTAGGCGCGCCGGTGCCGTTTAACTACGCGTTGGACGATGGGATTAACGATGTGACGTTCACACCGATTGATGGTAGCGAGCCAATGACCTGGCAGGCTGCGCTGAACGAAAACTACACCGATGGCGCGCTGATTTTGCACCAGGGGCAGGTGGTGTATGAAACTTACTCCGGCTGCCTGGATGAGGCGGGTCAGCACGGCGCCATGTCGGTGACCAAATCCATGACCGGCCTGCTGGGTGAAATTCTGGTGGCGGAGGGCGTGCTGGATGAGCAGGCGCTGGTGGGGGAGATCATACCCGAGCTAGGGGAGAGCGCCTTTGGCAATGCCACGGTACAGCAGCTTTTGGAAATGACCACCGGGCTTGCGTTTAGTGAAGAGTACAGCGACCCCAACGCAGAAATCTGGGCGTATAACGCTGCGGCAAGCCCGCTGCCTAAGCCAGAGGATTACACCGGGCCGCGTACCTACTATGAGTATCTCGCTACCGTGCAGCCGGAAGGCGAGCACGGGCAGGCGTTTGGCTATAAAACCATCAACACCGATGCGCTGGGGTGGGTAATCGCACGCACGACCGGCGAGTCAGTGGCATCGCTGTTGTCGTCGCGCATTTGGCAGCAAATAGGCGCGGAGCAGGATGGCTACTATACGGTCGATTCTATCGGCACGCCGTTTGCAGGCGGCGGGCTTAGCGCGGGCCTGCGTGATTTGGCTAGAGTCGGCCAGCTAGTGTTAAACGAAGGCGAGATAAACGGCGAGCGGCTATTTCCAGCGGCAGTGGTAGAACGCATTCGCCAAGGCGGCGATAGGCAGGCATTTGCACAGGCTGGCTACCGCTATTTACCCGGCGGTAGCTATCGCGGTATGTGGTGGTCGCTGCATAACGAACATGGCGCATTCGCGGCGCGTGGGGTGCATGGGCAAACCATTTATATCGACCCCACCGCCGAGATGGTGATTGTGCGCTTTGCCTCGCACCCGGTGGCGGGCAATGCCGCTAACGACCCGACCTCGCTACCAGCGTATCAGGCGGTGGCGGAGTATTTGATGGAGCGCACAGCGACGCTTTAA
- the bla gene encoding class A beta-lactamase produces the protein MTLPQPRWLQAALSVCLLLVSASVMAQQDRITAELERIEQTLEARIGFAAHNLATGQRWEVNADERFAMSSTFKTLACGALLAQVDEGQLALDTEVSFEASELVTYSPVTEQYAGHQPLTLFELCDATMTTSDNTAANLVLQALGGPEAVTAFARRIDDRTTRLDRFETELNEATPGDQRDTTTPNAMLATLEKLVLGNVLTPEARQQLETWMKGNAVADGLFRAAMPDWEIADRTGAGGYGSRSITAIIWPPEQAPTVVVFYITETEASFEARNAAIASLGEVIQQTLQGQQ, from the coding sequence ATGACTCTCCCCCAACCACGCTGGCTGCAGGCGGCTCTTTCAGTGTGCCTGCTGTTGGTATCAGCGTCTGTGATGGCACAGCAAGATCGCATTACCGCCGAGCTTGAGCGCATCGAACAAACCTTAGAAGCGCGTATTGGCTTTGCCGCCCATAATTTAGCCACGGGCCAGCGCTGGGAAGTGAATGCGGATGAGCGCTTTGCCATGTCCAGCACGTTTAAGACCTTGGCCTGTGGCGCACTGCTGGCGCAGGTGGATGAAGGGCAGCTAGCGCTGGACACCGAGGTTAGTTTTGAAGCGTCGGAGCTAGTGACTTACTCGCCGGTGACCGAGCAGTACGCGGGCCATCAGCCTCTGACGCTGTTTGAGCTATGTGACGCTACCATGACCACCAGCGATAACACCGCCGCTAACCTAGTGCTGCAAGCGCTGGGCGGGCCGGAAGCGGTTACCGCGTTTGCGCGTCGCATAGATGACCGCACCACTCGCCTAGATCGCTTTGAGACTGAGCTAAATGAAGCCACGCCGGGAGATCAGCGCGACACCACCACGCCCAACGCCATGTTGGCCACGTTAGAAAAGCTGGTGTTGGGTAATGTGCTAACGCCAGAGGCTCGGCAGCAGCTTGAAACATGGATGAAGGGCAACGCCGTGGCCGATGGCCTGTTTCGCGCCGCTATGCCGGACTGGGAAATTGCGGACAGAACCGGCGCGGGTGGTTATGGCTCACGCTCAATTACCGCGATTATTTGGCCGCCGGAGCAAGCACCCACGGTGGTAGTGTTTTATATCACCGAAACCGAGGCGTCGTTTGAAGCGCGTAATGCAGCGATTGCGTCTCTAGGGGAAGTGATTCAACAAACCCTACAAGGCCAGCAATAA
- a CDS encoding DUF2442 domain-containing protein — translation MLKIVDVDVISGHALALTFSDGYQGRADLAAYFNKPPFSEVKDFKRFSLTPEGSLNWSGNELSAATLRAITKGEQKPVDVFFNVQEMEAVIKQASWESMKEGRPDILQAAIRSYVEQFGHSQVIAKAGIKSRTSAYRSLKPETKPNFGTLVQLGHAVIELAKDRAASINEPYI, via the coding sequence ATGCTAAAAATCGTGGATGTTGATGTCATTTCAGGTCATGCCCTGGCGCTAACGTTCAGCGATGGTTATCAGGGCCGCGCTGATTTGGCAGCTTACTTCAATAAGCCTCCCTTTTCTGAGGTCAAAGACTTCAAGCGCTTTTCCTTAACGCCGGAAGGCTCCCTCAATTGGAGCGGCAATGAGCTTTCTGCGGCAACACTGCGTGCCATTACCAAAGGTGAGCAAAAGCCCGTAGACGTTTTTTTTAACGTTCAAGAAATGGAAGCCGTGATTAAGCAGGCTTCTTGGGAGTCAATGAAAGAGGGTCGCCCTGATATTTTGCAAGCCGCTATTCGCTCTTATGTGGAACAATTTGGTCATAGCCAAGTGATCGCGAAAGCAGGTATCAAAAGTCGCACCAGCGCTTACCGTTCATTAAAACCTGAAACCAAGCCTAATTTTGGCACGCTGGTGCAGCTGGGGCATGCCGTCATTGAGCTAGCGAAAGATCGTGCCGCAAGTATCAACGAGCCTTACATTTAA
- a CDS encoding DUF4160 domain-containing protein produces MPEIDALLGLSFCLYFFDNKQHKLPHLHVKYGSYELIIAIETGECLEGYLPNKQRKRAESHIFEHREQLMVMWHKAVNGENPGKLGDVC; encoded by the coding sequence ATGCCGGAAATTGATGCGTTGCTAGGCCTTTCTTTTTGCTTGTATTTTTTTGATAACAAGCAACATAAGCTACCCCACCTTCATGTGAAGTATGGTAGCTACGAGCTAATCATTGCGATTGAAACGGGAGAATGTCTAGAGGGCTATCTGCCTAACAAGCAGCGTAAGAGAGCGGAGAGCCATATTTTCGAGCACCGTGAACAGTTGATGGTGATGTGGCACAAAGCAGTGAATGGCGAAAACCCAGGTAAGCTAGGTGACGTATGCTAA
- a CDS encoding aldo/keto reductase, producing the protein MQTVKLGGESVPRIGQGTWHMGEDAGQRQAEVRALRAGLDLGMTLIDTAEMYAEGGAEEVVGQAISGRRDEVYLVSKVYPHNASTKGVQAACERSLRRLGTETIDFYLLHWRGQYPLSETVEAFERLREQGKILRWGVSNFDVDDLTELDAPACATNQVLYNPAARGIEYDLLPWQAQHNMPLMAYCPIGQGGALLHNATLQRIADKHSATPAQVALAWALRHPRVIAIPKAVNLDHLKQNAAADSVKLDEEDLAQIDADYAPPTRKQGLMMV; encoded by the coding sequence ATGCAGACGGTTAAGCTAGGCGGAGAAAGCGTACCCCGTATCGGCCAGGGCACCTGGCATATGGGCGAGGATGCGGGGCAGCGCCAAGCGGAGGTTAGAGCGCTGCGTGCAGGCCTAGACCTGGGCATGACGCTGATTGATACCGCCGAGATGTATGCCGAAGGCGGTGCTGAAGAGGTGGTTGGCCAAGCGATTAGCGGGCGGCGCGATGAGGTGTATCTGGTCAGCAAGGTTTACCCGCACAACGCCAGCACTAAGGGTGTTCAAGCGGCCTGCGAGCGCAGCCTGCGCCGATTGGGCACCGAGACGATTGATTTCTACCTGCTGCACTGGCGCGGCCAGTACCCGCTGAGCGAAACCGTGGAAGCGTTTGAGCGGCTGCGCGAGCAGGGCAAGATTCTGCGCTGGGGCGTGTCGAATTTTGACGTTGACGACTTAACCGAGTTGGACGCGCCCGCCTGCGCCACCAACCAAGTGCTCTACAACCCCGCAGCACGCGGCATTGAGTACGACCTACTGCCCTGGCAGGCACAGCACAACATGCCACTGATGGCCTACTGCCCAATCGGGCAAGGAGGCGCGCTGCTGCATAACGCCACCCTGCAACGCATCGCCGACAAACACAGCGCCACCCCCGCGCAAGTCGCGCTTGCCTGGGCACTGCGCCACCCTCGGGTGATCGCTATTCCTAAAGCCGTGAATCTGGATCACCTCAAACAGAACGCCGCTGCAGATAGCGTCAAACTCGATGAAGAGGATTTGGCACAGATCGACGCCGACTACGCGCCGCCAACACGTAAGCAGGGCTTAATGATGGTGTGA
- a CDS encoding type II toxin-antitoxin system Phd/YefM family antitoxin produces MDAISYTAARTHLAKIMEQVCEDHSPVVITRNKAQSVVMISLEDYEALQETAYLLRAPKNARRMLESVVELEQGGGREKPRLE; encoded by the coding sequence ATGGATGCCATCAGCTACACCGCCGCTAGAACCCATCTAGCAAAAATCATGGAGCAGGTCTGTGAAGACCACTCCCCTGTGGTCATTACCCGCAATAAGGCGCAATCCGTGGTCATGATCTCTCTGGAAGACTATGAGGCGCTGCAAGAGACCGCCTATCTCCTGCGCGCGCCGAAGAACGCCCGCCGTATGCTTGAATCCGTTGTCGAGCTGGAACAGGGCGGTGGTCGAGAGAAGCCACGTCTTGAGTGA
- the tenA gene encoding thiaminase II, translated as MGYRFTDLTTACQEDWRAYIEHDFVRQLGNATLPEASFRHYLKQDYLFLIHFARAYALAAYKSPTLADLRQAHEGLKAIVDVELGLHVGFCQEWGISEEELAELPEARATLAYTRYVLDTGNRGDLLDLHVALAPCLVGYGEIANWLNAQPSTLRGAQNPYDAWIAMYEGEEFQAAMQAELEWLNARLSDVTPTRFRELAKIFRDATRLEIDFWQMGLELSE; from the coding sequence ATGGGCTACCGCTTTACTGATTTAACCACCGCTTGCCAGGAAGACTGGCGCGCCTATATTGAGCACGATTTTGTGCGCCAACTGGGTAACGCCACGCTGCCTGAGGCGTCGTTTCGCCACTACCTGAAGCAGGATTACCTGTTCTTGATTCACTTCGCCCGCGCCTATGCATTGGCCGCCTACAAAAGCCCCACACTGGCGGATTTGCGCCAAGCCCATGAAGGTTTAAAAGCCATTGTGGACGTGGAGCTGGGCCTGCACGTGGGCTTTTGCCAGGAATGGGGCATTAGTGAAGAAGAGCTTGCCGAACTCCCCGAAGCCCGCGCAACGCTGGCCTACACCCGCTATGTGCTGGATACCGGCAACCGGGGCGACCTGCTCGATTTACACGTAGCGCTGGCCCCCTGCCTCGTCGGCTACGGTGAAATCGCCAATTGGCTGAACGCTCAGCCTTCCACCCTGCGCGGCGCGCAAAACCCTTATGACGCCTGGATTGCCATGTACGAAGGCGAAGAGTTTCAGGCCGCCATGCAGGCAGAGCTTGAATGGCTCAACGCCCGCCTTTCTGACGTCACCCCCACCCGTTTTCGTGAGCTTGCCAAGATTTTCCGCGATGCCACGCGCCTGGAAATCGACTTCTGGCAGATGGGCCTGGAACTTAGCGAATAA
- the thiC gene encoding phosphomethylpyrimidine synthase ThiC: MTKTVKSKTSHFLAETAQVDAAAIQPLPASRKVYVEGSRPDIRVPFREITLSPTKTSSIDEQNPPLLVYDTSGPYTDPDARIDLRKGLPELRRTWIEERNDTEFLDGPTSHYGKRRANDPTLAQLRFDLTRTPRRAKAGKNVTQLHYARQGIITPEMEFIAIRENQRRQALGTAEVERILGHQHGGQSFGASLPKEITPEFVRDEVARGRAIIPNNINHPESEPMIIGRNFLVKINGNLGNSAVTSSIEEEVDKMTWGIRWGSDTIMDLSTGQNIHETREWIIRNSPVPIGTVPIYQALEKVNGVAEDLTWEVFRDTLIEQAEQGVDYFTIHAGVLLRYVPLTANRVTGIVSRGGSIMAKWCLYHHQESFLYTHFEEICEICKQYDVAFSLGDGLRPGSIADANDEAQFAELETLGELTKIAWKHDVQVMIEGPGHVPMHLIKENMDKQLEACHEAPFYTLGPLTTDIAPGYDHITSGIGAAMIGWFGCAMLCYVTPKEHLGLPNKDDVKTGIITYKIAAHAADLAKGHPAAQRRDNALSKARFEFRWEDQFNLGLDPDTAREYHDETLPKDSAKVAHFCSMCGPKFCSMKISQEVRDTYRDRTPENAAKSDAEAVKRGMQEQAEKFRREGSELYQEV; the protein is encoded by the coding sequence ATGACTAAGACCGTTAAGAGTAAAACCAGCCACTTTTTAGCCGAAACCGCCCAGGTAGATGCCGCAGCCATTCAGCCGCTGCCCGCCTCGCGCAAGGTGTACGTAGAAGGCTCGCGGCCGGATATTCGCGTGCCGTTTCGGGAAATCACCCTGTCGCCTACCAAAACCAGCAGCATTGATGAACAGAACCCGCCGCTGCTGGTGTACGACACCTCCGGCCCTTACACCGACCCAGACGCCCGCATTGATTTGCGCAAGGGCCTGCCAGAACTGCGCCGCACTTGGATTGAGGAGCGCAACGACACCGAGTTTTTAGACGGCCCCACCAGCCATTACGGCAAGCGCCGCGCCAACGACCCAACGCTTGCCCAGCTGCGCTTTGACCTAACCCGCACCCCGCGCCGTGCCAAAGCAGGGAAAAACGTTACTCAGCTACACTACGCCCGCCAGGGCATCATCACGCCAGAAATGGAATTTATTGCCATCCGCGAAAACCAGCGCCGCCAGGCGTTGGGCACTGCAGAAGTAGAGCGCATTCTGGGCCATCAGCATGGGGGCCAGAGCTTTGGCGCCAGCCTGCCCAAAGAGATCACCCCGGAGTTCGTGCGCGATGAAGTCGCTCGTGGCCGGGCGATTATTCCCAATAACATCAACCACCCGGAATCCGAGCCGATGATTATTGGCCGTAACTTTCTGGTGAAGATTAACGGCAACCTGGGTAACTCAGCGGTCACCTCTTCGATTGAAGAAGAGGTCGATAAAATGACCTGGGGCATCCGCTGGGGCTCAGACACCATCATGGACCTCTCCACCGGCCAGAACATCCATGAAACCCGCGAGTGGATCATCCGCAACTCGCCGGTGCCGATTGGTACAGTGCCCATCTATCAGGCGCTGGAGAAAGTGAACGGCGTTGCCGAAGATCTCACCTGGGAAGTGTTCCGCGACACCTTGATTGAGCAGGCGGAACAGGGCGTGGATTACTTCACCATCCACGCCGGCGTGCTGCTGCGCTATGTGCCGCTCACCGCCAACCGCGTCACAGGCATTGTTAGCCGTGGCGGTTCTATTATGGCGAAGTGGTGTTTGTACCATCACCAGGAAAGCTTCCTATACACCCACTTCGAAGAGATCTGTGAAATCTGCAAGCAGTACGACGTGGCGTTTTCGCTCGGCGATGGCCTGCGCCCCGGCTCGATTGCCGATGCCAACGACGAAGCGCAGTTCGCTGAACTCGAAACCTTGGGCGAGTTGACGAAGATCGCCTGGAAGCATGACGTTCAGGTAATGATCGAAGGCCCCGGTCACGTGCCCATGCACTTGATCAAAGAGAACATGGATAAGCAGCTTGAAGCCTGCCACGAAGCGCCGTTCTACACCCTCGGCCCGCTCACTACGGATATCGCCCCCGGTTACGACCACATTACCTCCGGCATTGGGGCGGCGATGATTGGTTGGTTTGGCTGCGCCATGCTCTGCTATGTGACGCCCAAAGAGCACCTGGGCTTGCCCAATAAAGATGACGTGAAAACCGGCATCATCACCTACAAAATTGCTGCCCACGCAGCGGATTTAGCCAAGGGCCACCCAGCCGCGCAGCGTCGCGATAATGCACTTTCCAAGGCGCGCTTTGAGTTCCGCTGGGAAGACCAGTTCAACTTGGGGCTAGACCCGGATACCGCCCGTGAATACCACGACGAAACCCTGCCGAAGGATTCCGCCAAGGTGGCGCACTTCTGCTCCATGTGCGGGCCAAAGTTCTGCTCGATGAAGATCAGCCAGGAGGTGCGCGATACCTACCGAGATCGCACACCCGAGAACGCCGCCAAGAGCGATGCGGAAGCGGTGAAGCGCGGCATGCAGGAGCAGGCGGAGAAGTTCCGCCGGGAAGGCAGCGAGCTATACCAGGAGGTGTAG